A genomic region of Cydia amplana chromosome 5, ilCydAmpl1.1, whole genome shotgun sequence contains the following coding sequences:
- the LOC134648262 gene encoding centromere-associated protein E-like — translation MSFITKRERVFNDLEVCDLPPRNEGKLKAYASCTDARAWSHFGSSKTEHLTELIKRNNDLSAPVKYVPTKVIVDTLMASKNLEVGRLKRKIEEFEQLLAAYDVLDLDCAQKCEIAKAHAAIKEANKDLDDLCLNLDISTCTDVSVFRIFSGFETESFESDRSRGDAWTVMVDKDLATQGNQTSLVCPCDASVSVEDPRIDEMKEQIISKDAKLNAMRNSLAIMKNDICEPFGIYAHIYTALEKIFGVLSQNSKYRQYLNLMTAGKDIRCIDIKGKILFKMKVLEKFCLALVAPCSKEFQCTNDDCPCYYADVSTKMEHSYRLTPSECINSDATKRSQLVADIMEHEEMKEILSKESTPDENNDSDSDTDKQGFDIASVMNEENQKRIKDLQECYEDLLNCYENLKHETDCIRVRCAKYEDLELELERLRGQLKEYNSLWNEKEHYRKRSEDLDSLKQQYIVLAEESSGLETKLKAESEINHIKANAIDELRTQNISLEKRLNELYVSFEKDKNTLQCQLQESECKCMCQDQQIKSLSSQIVKLLEQQPENIPLQDTSLSKENESLKEQLKQYQDIEYEFQDKMSRINELEEEIAKWRAAYEHLLQQNQQYEGYIDSFQNEKDRLMNENRALREEIKDKSDAVENLMGVIKIKSVEIHKLTGENQNVCSQLELLGEKYKDQVHLSRQESQELLRKVKDYDDFVQKQEDLSNDIEEKMREYESLKVLLKAKLEENEKLKRDLNHLQNEDACNKKSLEISKRESSLMETKLSELEDISQQFMNLKHAFEQLSKEKNELEKELRKKASQLESAIYSIKMNKKESGELLKQSESIHGELKRLHSNNDLLKQQLNQLQDENKALKMESARLSNIEHELSDLKKAIAELLKEKAELEHSFKIKAQELNHMHDILDRKIEENKSLMEEIDTLKSHYLQATNNIKTLENENELYQTELGRYKRESSVLIEKLEFHSKLENELQELKTDHDEIKLEKERLLEELNAQLLDFQKIQDEKRELQSRTDDLLAHNNDLEKVLVNTRNELMQASPSEYKPLADLTKEIQKLRIEKSDAQKEIRELLHKRDESEQVILNYEDEMSARDHKIAAMQNHINDLQDELQKLQYLLEQALDAGNDIKNTNVSIEHARKQIEAHHSKASHNLKLELAVLQQSKSKLEDQLSITKSQYELSSKYKQNYLSEIEDLKNDREIIVTDIKQLEIFSVGDSELNPDDCAIERILHSIDRIRRAFEARHAKTLSLEQTIAKVQASSQLVLNKADEAKTYFENEKQRILYDKDNLMKEKNSLEKQLIDLKNELNKQISQDGAIIKDLRVEISNQELLFDKIHDTTEKYTKTLQDEIQSLKDLYQVAHSNISELQEKLSKNMAENDEKDGIIQNLISELESKSKEISDIKLKFDNLANEASRKRDLDNYKDVSSQTDNVQHHSFYDLTGSTTKSSDEMVQYDLTKINKSGHRDSIKPMYDLLPQHKPPLVNEVQILAAETTPTFDFVRTSYLDYKMKRLGPGLLEHHSIPSISASITSYVDESHEMINNFSESNDSNNTQGVRTHTSNEGLVDIYHSPSDGTKTSSKLIVTSSQNPKSLETYGQTSDGVYPNKKSNIYISEVVKPTENYSERHTTTKSQNEKHVEIAGKKSDNSERKHVKSNVKSESSSTIPLHSNKKETDETKLKLKIHLPRVTIESNSYVTTTDNDNNSLNSSTFDTYSRPLQKSLSDAMVQIPSSGEHYTKSGTISLPTTSNADDLYMRSRSFIELPSKDLSPSKSNSPSDSRIPADKTNDSQGQFIVYEDRKVKVTKPQQIFRFVEKLRKSDFKNDDASFRFMADDKNDPSTGKTTEDNVKLDSFGKSDDNTDLHMLKSKRRVKTSKGSQNKIVYDDPLEGVVSRESNEDYLATDKKRKEHSSKIPHQKLALSGNDKPHHKGRLVSDKKTKTKTGNVGSDAGIGYLKEKNSESEKSYHDALARLEANVFLKISKSSSNLGDDVNNDTSVQGRRSDFALTYILNSLNPVEHSGSYLLSTMSDERYVNDRINEITGEAQKRRPKSLDQSVMVNLDTNNKYYEEVIAGLRKSVEDAEKDHKMHIEAIKIQYDRHIKNIMNEHNQGVMSIQSIHEETLRDVMRVHENEVENLRTMSIEAMRKAEKLEKECMSLKSKMSLNSSTLLDEIPTKCEGFLEVAKPRTKESDTKVLTKTALEAFDVKPKMRATGPCTCTLDINISDTIRNIFEQVDVDQRKLAETTYLKYIATKVTNGHIEALDTQELSFLHLKVCRIWKQKLNKEEVLQKKLDSLEVELIKKQKFAQQHMAALDRKVAQEKQRLEEVREAVCRSTPANLSEGKPQPIRETPENNCSCPCNVEHQVAERQSAGDLATVATGPRNPRARRKEHKGVMLRMDAEERRDRRLYTDEPPTRLRRQHDRPSRFTKK, via the exons TGGACTGTGATGGTCGACAAAGATTTGGCAACGCAAGGCAACCAAACGTCCCTAGTGTGCCCATGCGACGCGAGCGTAT CTGTAGAAGACCCAAGAATAGACGAAATGAAAGAACAAATTATATCAAAAGATGCTAAGTTGAACGCCATGCGTAATTCATTAGCG ATAATGAAAAACGATATCTGCGAGCCATTTGGCATTTATGCGCACATCTACACGGCATTAGAGAAAATCTTCGGGGTTCTATCCCAAAACTCTAAGTACAGACAATATCTTAACCTTATG ACAGCTGGCAAGGACATTCGCTGCATCGATATAAAAGGGAAAATACTGTTTAAGATGAAAGTGCTGGAGAAGTTCTGCCTCGCGTTGGTAGCGCCGTGCTCGAAAGAATTTCAATGCACCAACGATGACTGCCCTTGTTACTACGCCGATGTTAGCACAAAAATGGAACACAGCTATCGGTTAACACCATCTGAATGCATTAATTCAGATGCAACAAAAAGATCCCAACTAGTAGCTGATATTATGGAGCATGAAGAAATGAAAGAAATACTAAGCAAAGAAAGCACACCTGATGAGAACAATGATTCTGATAGTGACACTGACAAACAGGGGTTTGACATAGCTTCTGTTATGAATGAAGAGAACCAAAAACGTATTAAAGATCTTCAGGAATGCTATGAAGATTTGTTGAACTGTTATGAAAACTTAAAACATGAAACTGATTGCATACGAGTACGATGTGCAAAGTATGAAGATTTGGAATTGGAATTGGAACGTTTACGAGGTCAATTAAAGGAATATAATTCACTGTGGAATGAGAAAGAACATTACCGAAAACGATCTGAAGATTTAGATAGCTTAAAACAACAATACATAGTACTTGCAGAAGAATCATCTGGGTTGGAAACAAAATTAAAGGCAGAATCAGAAATAAATCATATAAAAGCTAATGCGATAGATGAACTGAGAACTCAAAATATATCCCTCGAAAAAAGATTAAACGAATTATATGTTTCGTTTGAAAAAGACAAAAATACCCTACAATGCCAACTACAGGAATCTGAATGTAAATGTATGTGCCAAGATCAGCAGATAAAAAGTTTAAGTTCACAAATAGTGAAACTTCTTGAACAACAGCCTGAAAAT atACCTCTTCAAGATACTTCACTTTCTAAAGAAAACGAGTCATTAAAAGAGCAACTTAAACAATATCAGGATATAGAATACGAATTTCAGGATAAAATGTCTCGCATCAACGAGTTGGAAGAGGAAATCGCGAAGTGGAGAG ccgCGTACGAACACTTGCTTCAACAGAATCAGCAATATGAAGGATATATCGATAGCTTTCAAAATGAGAAAGATAGACTTATGAACGAAAACAGAGCGTTACGAGAAGAAATTAAGGATAAGTCCGATGCTGTTGAAAATCTCATGGGCGTGATTAAAATAAAGTCTGTAGAAATACATAAATTGACGGGTGAAAATCAAAATGTCTGCAGTCAACTTGAATTATTGGGTGAAAAATATAAAGATCAGGTACACTTATCACGACAAGAGAGTCAGGAATTACTGAGAAAGGTTAAAGACTACGATGACTTTGTTCAAAAACAAGAAGATCTGTCAAATGACATAGAAGAGAAAATGCGTGAATATGAATCCTTGAAAGTACTTTTGAAGGCAAAACTAGAAGAAAACGAAAAACTTAAACGTGACTTGAATCACTTGCAAAATGAAGATGCCTGTAATAAAAAATCCCTGGAAATTTCTAAAAGAGAGAGCTCATTAATGGAGACAAAATTATCTGAACTAGAAGATATTTCCCAACAATTTATGAATTTAAAACATGCATTCGAACAATTAAGTAAAGAGAAAAATGAGCTGGAAAAAGAATTAAGAAAAAAAGCTTCTCAACTTGAAAGTGCAATATACTCAATAAAGATGAATAAAAAAGAAAGTGGTGAACTTTTAAAGCAATCTGAGTCTATCCACGGCGAGTTAAAGAGATTACATTCGAACAACGATTTATTAAAACAGCAATTAAATCAACTGCAGGATGAAAACAAGGCGTTGAAAATGGAATCTGCAAGACTTTCTAATATTGAACACGAATTATCTGACTTAAAGAAAGCTATTGCTGAGTTATTGAAAGAAAAGGCAGAGTTAGAgcatagttttaaaattaaagcaCAAGAACTTAACCATATGCACGATATTTTAGACCGTAAAATAGAAGAAAACAAGTCGTTGATGGAAGAGATCGATACTTTAAAATCTCATTACTTACAAGCAACTAATAATATAAAGACAttagaaaatgaaaatgaactaTATCAAACTGAATTAGGTAGATACAAGAGAGAAAGTTCAGTCTTAATTGAAAAATTGGAATTTCACAGCAAATTAGAAAACGAACTTCAAGAATTAAAAACGGATCATGACGAGATAAAATTAGAAAAAGAAAGATTGCTGGAAGAATTAAATGCTCAATTATTAGATTTTCAAAAAATACAAGATGAGAAGAGGGAGCTGCAGAGCAGAACTGACGACCTTTTGGCCCACAACAATGATTTAGAGAAAGTTTTAGTCAATACACGGAATGAG CTTATGCAAGCGAGCCCATCAGAATATAAACCTCTAGCTGATTTAACAAAAGAAATTCAAAAACTGAGAATTGAAAAAAGTGATGCTCAGAAGGAGATTCGGGAGTTGTTGCATAAACGGGACGAATCG GAACAAGTAATTCTGAATTATGAAGATGAGATGAGCGCACGGGACCACAAGATAGCGGCTATGCAGAATCATATCAACGATTTGCAAGACGAACTGCAAAAGCTGCAGTATCTGTTAGAGCAAGCCCTTGATGCTGGCAACGACattaaaaacacaaatgttAGCATCGAGCATGCACGCAAGCAGATAGAAGCACATC ATTCGAAAGCATCGCACAATTTGAAATTGGAATTAGCAGTCCTTCAGCAAAGTAAATCAAAATTAGAAGACCaattatctattacaaaatcgcAGTATGAACTCTCTTCTAAATATAAGCAAAACTATTTATCTGAAATTGAAGATTTAAAGAATGACCGAGAAATAATAGTTACCGACATTAAACAACTCGAAATATTTAGCGTTGGTGACAGTGAACTAAATCCAGATGATTGTGCGATAGAACGTATTTTACATTCTATTGATAGAATTAGAAGAGCTTTCGAGGCAAGACATGCAAAAACATTATCTTTAGAACAAACAATAGCTAAGGTACAAGCATCATCGCAGTTGGTATTAAACAAAGCCGACGAAGCTAAAACATACTTCGAAAATGAGAAGCAAAGGATACTATATGACAAAGACAATTtaatgaaagaaaaaaatagtttagaaaaacaattaattgacctgaaaaatgaattaaataaacaaatatcgcAAGATGGGGCTATAATCAAAGATTTACGTGTTGAAATTTCGAACCAAGAGCTTCTTTTTGATAAAATTCACGATACCACAGAAAAATATACTAAGACTCTACAAGATGAGATTCAGTCCCTTAAAGATTTGTATCAGGTCGCTCATTCTAATATAAGTGAATTACAAGAAAAACTTAGCAAAAATATGGCTGAGAATGATGAAAAAGACGGCATTATACAAAATCTTATTTCTGAGTTAGAAAGTAAATCTAAAGAGATTtctgatataaaattaaaatttgataaTTTGGCCAATGAAGCCTCACGAAAGAGAGATTTAGATAATTACAAAGATGTTTCATCGCAGACAGATAATGTGCAGCATCACTCATTCTATGATTTAACTGGTTCTACGACAAAAAGTTCAGATGAAATGGTTCAATATgatctaacaaaaataaataaatctggaCATAGGGATTCTATCAAACCAATGTATGACCTTTTACCTCAACATAAACCCCCGTTAGTTAATGAGGTCCAAATTTTAGCAGCTGAAACCACGCCGACGTTTGATTTTGTCAGGACCAGTTATTTAGATTATAAAATGAAACGACTTGGTCCAggattattagaacatcatTCAATACCTTCTATATCGGCAAGTATTACTTCATACGTTGATGAATCACATGAGATGATTAATAATTTCTCCGAGTCTAATGATTCTAATAACACACAAGGTGTGAGGACTCACACGAGTAATGAAGGTTTGGTCGATATCTATCACAGTCCGTCGGATGGTACAAAAACTTCATCTAAATTGATTGTTACGAGTAGTCAAAACCCAAAATCATTAGAAACTTACGGGCAAACAAGCGATGGAGTTTATCCaaataagaaaagtaatatttatattagtgAGGTAGTTAAACCCACTGAAAATTATAGTGAGCGCCACACAACAACGAAATCTCAAAATGAAAAGCATGTGGAAATAGCTGGGAAAAAGAGTGATAATAGCGAAAGGAAACATGTAAAATCAAATGTGAAATCTGAGAGTAGTAGCACTATTCCATTACattcaaataaaaaagaaactgatgaAACAAAATTGAAACTAAAGATTCATTTACCTCGAGTAACAATTGAGAGTAATTCTTATGTAACTACTACAGACAATGATAATAATTCTTTAAATTCTTCTACTTTTGATACTTACAGTCGTCCACTGCAGAAATCCTTATCCGATGCAATGGTACAGATTCCGTCTTCTGGCGAACACTATACTAAATCTGGAACAATATCACTGCCAACGACTTCAAATGCTGATGACTTATACATGAGGTCACGCAGTTTTATAGAATTACCCTCCAAAGATTTATCACCTAGTAAATCTAACAGTCCGTCAGACAGTAGAATACCTGCTGATAAAACAAATGATAGTCAGGGCCAATTTATTGTTTACGAAGACCGTAAAGTAAAAGTGACAAAGCCACAACAAATTTTCAGGTTTGTAGAAAAACTACGAAAATCTGATTTCAAAAATGATGACGCATCATTCCGTTTTATGGCCGATGATAAAAATGATCCATCAACTGGCAAAACTACAGAAGACAATGTTAAACTAGATAGCTTTGGTAAATCTGACGATAATACAGACCTTCATATGCTAAAATCAAAGCGAAGAGTCAAAACTAGCAAAGGGtcacaaaataaaattgtatatgaTGATCCTTTAGAAGGCGTAGTGTCCCGTGAAAGTAACGAAGATTATTTGGCAACTGACAAAAAAAGGAAAGAACATAGTAGCAAAATACCACATCAAAAACTTGCACTAAGCGGAAATGATAAACCACATCACAAGGGTCGCTTAGTATCTgataagaaaaccaaaacaaagaCTGGTAACGTGGGCTCTGATGCTGGCATTGGTTATTTAAAAGAGAAAAATAGCGAAAGCGAAAAATCCTACCATGATGCCCTGGCACGTTTAGAAGCCAATGTTTTTCTTAAAATTTCAAAAAGTAGTTCAAACTTGGGTGACGATGTTAATAATGATACCAGCGTGCAAGGAAGGCGGAGCGATTTTGCACTTACGTATATTTTGAATTCATTGAATCCTGTAGAACATTCAGGTAGCTATTTATTATCAACTATGAGTGACGAAAGATATGTCAATGACAGGATTAACGAGATAACTGGTGAAGCTCAAAAACGTCGTCCAAAATCTCTCGATCAAAGCGTGATGGTAAActtagatacaaataataaatattatgaagAAGTTATAGCCGGTTTAAGGAAATCTGTAGAAGACGCAGAAAAAGACCATAAAATGCATATTGAAGCAATAAAAATACAGTACGATAggcacataaaaaatataatgaacgaGCACAATCAGGGTGTTATGAGTATACAGAGTATTCATGAAGAAACTTTGCGCGATGTTATGAGAGTTCATGAAAATGAAGTTGAAAATTTAAGAACAATGAGCATAGAAGCAATGCGCAAAGCGGAAAAGCTTGAAAAAGAATGTATGTCACTTAAATCAAAAATGAGTCTAAATAGCTCTACATTACTTGATGAG ATACCAACTAAATGCGAAGGTTTTCTTGAAGTCGCAAAACCGAGGACAAAAGAATCTGACACAAAGGTACTTACCAAGACTGCCCTTGAAGCGTTCGACGTGAAGCCCAAAATGCGGGCAACTGGCCCTTGCACCTGTACCTTGGACATCAACATTTCTGACACGATCCGGAACATATTCGAGCAAGTCGATGTTGACCAGAGGAAACTGGCTGAGACAACTTACCTCAAATATATTGCTACGAAGGTCACAAATGGTCATATAGAG GCTCTGGATACTCAAGAGTTGTCATTCCTACATCTCAAAGTCTGTCGTATTTGGAAACAGAAGCTCAACAAGGAAGAAGTACTTCAGAAAAAACTTGACTCTTTAGAAGTTGAGTTAATTAAGAAACAGAAATTTGCGCAACAACATA TGGCTGCATTAGATCGTAAAGTGGCCCAAGAGAAGCAGCGGCTCGAAGAAGTGAGAGAAGCGGTATGCAGAAGCACGCCTGCTAATTTGTCCGAGGGGAAGCCGCAGCCGATACGAGAGACTCCAGAAAACAATTGCAG TTGTCCCTGTAACGTCGAGCACCAGGTGGCGGAACGGCAGTCGGCTGGAGACCTCGCGACCGTGGCAACCGGGCCAAGAAACCCACGGGCGAGAAGGAAGGAGCATAAG GGAGTAATGTTAAGAATGGACGCCGAGGAGAGGCGAGACCGGAGACTATACACGGACGAGCCACCCACGAGGCTGCGGCGACAGCACGACCGGCCGTCGCGGTTCACGAAGAAGTAA